The genomic DNA ATAAAGTAAAGCAGGGAGTCCCACTCAAAAGATGAAAGAAAATACATAATCAAGTCTTCTTTTAGGGGAACATCTCAGAGTCTCATGCACCCTCCCACTAACAATTTATTTACATATCCCTCTCATTTGATCTGACAGACAGTAGAATAAGTGAATTCACCTCATGTAGGGAGATCAAAAATGGAAGTAATGTGATAAATAGTTGGAATATTCTACTTTCAGCATTTGCCAAAATAAGACTCTCTATATGGTCTATGCCCTAGCCATGAAGTGAATGATCAGTTTTATTCATGACCAAATTATCTgtattctctttctctctcacaccatatatttatttaatggcTATGTTGAAATTAGTTTCTATTGCAGTTCAGATAAGATTGCATAACACAAGggaaggtaaaaaaaaattcaaaagcaTGAACAGTTGAGAGACATACCCTGAATTTTCTACCAAACTGTCTTGCTCCGTACATTAATTGAAAATAGCTCTCTCAAAACCACTGATACCACTTCCCACTAGGAATCCCTTTGTGTTACTAGATAATGACCTTATTTGAAAATGACAATGTTAGTCAATCAATCAATATCTCAAGTTAgataaacaaacattattatatGAAAACCAAGTGTATGATTTTGTAGTTAACATCACATTCTcaaattaagaaacaaatatatatgGATGATCTTAATACTGAAACAAcatataagaagaaaaaaacccCTAAAAATGGACTTTGAAATTAAGTAATCTTGAAAAAGTAAATATTCAAGaactattttgataaataataaatcaaaggAATTAACCCACATTTACTTGAGCTTTATTTCCACTACCTTTACACTAAAGTTGTGTtcacatttattaaaaaaattgactgTCACTGACAGCATCCTCTTTTACCTCCATAAATTATTATGTGGCTAACAATGGTTGGACGAGTACCATATCATGCCAAACTTTCTCAAGGTTTTTGTCTAATTTCTAGTTAATTTTTTCCCTAAGATGTTTGTTTCGTTGTGGCGACTAACTGTAGAAAGAAGGAGAAAGGGGAGTCCCAGTGGCTGATCTATCACAGGATGCCACATGTATGGATAGAAAATGTGGTCCCATTCAGGGTCAGGGGAGATGACAAGTGTGTAAGCAGCCTTTACTTTGCAACCCCCCATGTGCCTTGCCTCGGCGTGGGAGCTGTCTTTGTCTTGTCTCACCCTTTTCTTCTCCTTCATATGGGAAATGagcctttttcttttctttttcttctaatGGATTAAACTGTCAATCCATATACCTTAATCCTTGGCTCCAATCATCTACAATATATGCATGTTTAGGAGGATAATAATAACACCTAATTGGATATAGCACAAGGTCCAACAGCCGATCTCATTCTTTAATCACTTTCAGCTTGTATCCTAATCTTCGAATCCTATCCTAACCTTTCAAAATGTAGATATATATTACTTTCTTAATAATCATGAATGAGTTAATCCAAGGGTCCACTTACATTGATTTTGAAACAAAACAGAATATAACCAATTCCTACATCTGAGGTACCAATGCAACAAAAGAAACAATCTATGCACCAAATCAGACAAATGTTTCCCAATATACAGTTCATCTAATCCCATGGTCCAGATTTTGACTATTTCACAATCTAAGAGGTCCATAACTGTCTATGGCATTCTTGATATTTATTAGGGAAATCAAGGCTCAAGTAGATTGTCTgtcttataatttattaagtatttcATGCATTCCCTCCAATCAAGTCTTAACATAACACTAGCCCCTTAGCTAGTCTTCACTCCAACTTTAACTATAAATAAAGACTAGATATTCTAGTCTCATAAGTCAAGGTAGAGGTAAGAGTGGCCGGCCTCTATCATTCTCTCACAAACACATAAGAATACAACATCAATGAATCACCAGGTTGATGACCAAACAAGGTTACTGCCCTATCCTGGCATCTACAGCCAAGAAATGCTACAACAAGGTTAGTAAAATGAACAAAGAATTTTACAGTCTTTCATGCAtgcaaatcaaatatattattacaaatgcTTTAGACTTGACAAGAcgtttccaaaaaaatattgcaGTGGGTTTGGTGGAGACAAAACCACGGCGCCAACGTAAGAACAAGAAAAAAGGAGAGGCCAGTGGCAGCAGCATAGGGAAGAGAAAGCTTAGCCAGGAACAAGTAGATTTCCTAGAGATGGAATTTAGCCATGAACATAAACTGGAGTCAGAGAGAAAGGACCGACTTGCTTCCGAACTTGGCCTGGATCCTCGCCAAGTGGCTGTTTGGTTCCAAAATAGGCGGGCTCGCTGGAAGAGTAAAATGATTGAAGAGGAATATTCAAAGATGAAGTCTGAACATGAAACTGATGTTGTCCAGAAGTGCATGCTAGAATCAGAGGTTTCTATCTCTCTCTCcccataaaaaaaacaatgataaaCATATTACCTTTGTGTTTGAAAGCTGGTATTAGTTCTGTTTAAGAGATTCTAATTAACATCTATCCACCAAGAGTATCAA from Impatiens glandulifera chromosome 9, dImpGla2.1, whole genome shotgun sequence includes the following:
- the LOC124915594 gene encoding homeobox-leucine zipper protein ATHB-21-like produces the protein MNHQVDDQTRLLPYPGIYSQEMLQQVGLVETKPRRQRKNKKKGEASGSSIGKRKLSQEQVDFLEMEFSHEHKLESERKDRLASELGLDPRQVAVWFQNRRARWKSKMIEEEYSKMKSEHETDVVQKCMLESEVLKLKRELVEAEKEIQRLMERGDGIVSNSPGSSSFSMDTMEQQFLGGFGMNELENVFYEPENINYHGILWGDSFYI